One window of the Oncorhynchus masou masou isolate Uvic2021 unplaced genomic scaffold, UVic_Omas_1.1 unplaced_scaffold_1170, whole genome shotgun sequence genome contains the following:
- the LOC135539259 gene encoding histidine-rich glycoprotein-like → MWFGKKNGPLPTASDLEDSLNREHPGHLYCRHKRHRHKRHRHKRHRHKTHQLKRHQHKRHRHKRHRHKRHQHKRHRHKRHRHKRHRLKRHQHKRHRHKRHRHKRHRHKRHRHKRHRHKRHKRHRHKRHRHKRHRHKRHRHKRHRHKRHRLKRHRLKRHRHKRHRHKRHRLKRHRHKRHRHKRHQHKRHRHKRHRHKRHRHKRHQHKRHRHKRHRHKRHQHKRHRHKRHRHKRHRHKRHQHKRHQHKRHRHKRHRHKRHQHKRHQHKRH, encoded by the exons atgtggtttggtaagaagaatggccctctccccacag cctctgatctggaggactcattaaacagagaacatcctggtcatctctactgccgaCACAAGAGACACCGACACAAGAGACACCGACACAAGAGACACCGACACAAGACACACCAACTGAAGAGACACCAACACAAGAGACACCGACACAAGAGACACCGACACAAGAGACACCAACACAAGAGACACCGACACAAGAGACACCGACACAAGAGACACCGACTCAAGAGACACCAACACAAGAGACACCGACACAAGAGACACCGACACAAGAGACACCGACACAagagacacagacacaagagACACCGACACAAGAGACACAAGAGGCACCGACACAAGAGACACCGACACAAGAGACACCGACACAAGAGACACCGACACAAGAGACACCGACACAAGAGACACAGACTGAAGAGACACCGACTGAAGAGACACCGACACAagagacacagacacaagagACACCGACTGAAGAGACACCGACACAAGAGACACCGACACAAGAGACACCAACACAAGAGACACCGACACAAGAGACACCGACACAagagacacagacacaagagACACCAACACAAGAGACACCGACACAAGAGACACCGACACAAGAGACACCAACACAAGAGACACCGACACAAGAGACACCGACACAAGAGACACCGACACAAGAGACACCAACACAAGAGACACCAACACAAGAGACACCGACACAAGAGACACCGACACAAGAGACACCAACACAAGAGACACCAACACAAGAGACATTGA